The following are encoded in a window of Bdellovibrio svalbardensis genomic DNA:
- a CDS encoding tetratricopeptide repeat protein, which translates to MRKWIIALCSIPVVVSMMGCASTQNKEKADLYLRMGSSLIEEGNYPSALSALLKAQEYDPKNPLIMNNLGQVYFLRERYDLAEKQFRRAVTTQPNYTDARNNLSRVLIEEGKYADAEKELDIVLSDLTYGSADRAYINLGLAKFNQKQYPQAEQAFAKALKAKNDDCVASNYYGRSIFEQKDYGRAVEALDRAIGFCQKNLFDEPHYFSALAYYRLGDKSKASARFEELNKYYPDGKYREKAKGMLDLLRKGH; encoded by the coding sequence ATGCGTAAATGGATTATCGCTCTTTGCTCAATCCCGGTTGTCGTTTCAATGATGGGTTGTGCAAGCACACAGAACAAAGAAAAAGCTGATCTCTATCTTCGAATGGGAAGTTCCCTTATCGAAGAAGGCAATTATCCCAGTGCTCTTTCTGCTTTGTTAAAAGCTCAAGAATATGACCCCAAAAATCCTTTGATCATGAATAATCTGGGACAAGTCTACTTCCTGCGTGAACGTTATGATCTTGCCGAAAAGCAATTTCGCAGAGCTGTGACGACTCAGCCCAACTACACAGATGCGCGCAACAACTTGTCCCGTGTTTTGATTGAAGAGGGCAAGTACGCAGATGCGGAAAAGGAACTCGATATTGTTTTGAGTGATCTGACTTATGGATCCGCCGACCGCGCTTATATCAATTTGGGTTTGGCAAAGTTTAATCAAAAACAATATCCTCAGGCAGAACAAGCTTTTGCCAAGGCACTCAAAGCAAAAAATGATGACTGCGTCGCCAGCAACTATTATGGCCGCTCGATTTTTGAACAGAAAGATTACGGCCGCGCTGTAGAAGCTTTAGACCGCGCCATTGGCTTTTGCCAAAAAAATCTTTTCGATGAGCCTCACTACTTCAGTGCGCTCGCCTACTATCGCCTCGGCGACAAATCCAAAGCTTCGGCACGCTTTGAAGAATTGAATAAGTATTATCCGGACGGAAAATATCGCGAAAAAGCTAAGGGCATGTTGGATCTGCTGCGAAAGGGACACTAA
- a CDS encoding class I SAM-dependent RNA methyltransferase, with product MISSSQIKIKIEKLAIGGAGIARHDGLVIFVPQAAPEDELLVELTTKKKNFAEARIVEILKPGPARRNPPCRYAHECGGCNWQHLTEEEQRRQKELLVLETIKKFNPNLNFEYLPLQQSPRVLRYRNRIQPKFKDGKFGFFARNSHEIVEIDDCLITEEALTNKFPEVKAWAEAKKSKDLQRLEMYISDTEEVRYGLITDEDDGIGFSQVNRFQNEDLLKTALDWAGEDIYSQVFDLYAGSGNFTFPLAQKYKTASSITAVELNPKLVERGRAQSKDKRLHYFLSDVESYMKRASISKQDLVVLDPPRAGASEYIMRALAASQPKKIIYISCHPVSLARDLKWFFEYAEKMGRKYHLAKVQAFEMFPQTDHVETIAELRVD from the coding sequence ATGATTTCATCTTCTCAGATCAAAATTAAGATCGAGAAATTGGCCATCGGAGGCGCGGGCATCGCCCGCCACGATGGCCTTGTTATTTTTGTTCCTCAGGCCGCTCCTGAAGACGAACTCCTCGTTGAACTCACGACTAAAAAGAAAAACTTCGCAGAAGCACGCATCGTTGAGATCCTCAAGCCAGGCCCAGCCCGCAGAAACCCTCCTTGCCGTTATGCTCACGAATGTGGCGGTTGCAACTGGCAACACCTGACTGAAGAAGAACAACGTCGCCAGAAGGAATTGTTGGTTCTTGAAACCATCAAAAAGTTCAATCCGAATCTGAATTTCGAATACTTGCCATTGCAACAAAGCCCCCGTGTTTTGCGCTATCGCAACCGCATTCAGCCAAAGTTCAAAGACGGAAAATTTGGTTTTTTTGCCAGAAATTCTCATGAAATTGTCGAGATCGATGATTGCCTGATCACTGAAGAGGCTTTAACCAATAAGTTTCCAGAAGTGAAAGCATGGGCTGAAGCCAAGAAGTCCAAAGACTTGCAACGTCTGGAAATGTATATCTCAGATACCGAAGAGGTTCGTTATGGTTTAATCACCGACGAAGACGACGGCATCGGATTCTCACAAGTGAATCGATTCCAAAATGAAGATCTTCTGAAGACCGCCCTGGACTGGGCCGGTGAGGATATTTATTCACAGGTTTTTGACTTGTATGCTGGATCGGGAAACTTCACGTTCCCTCTAGCACAGAAGTATAAAACCGCATCCTCAATCACAGCTGTGGAGCTCAATCCAAAGCTGGTCGAGCGGGGCCGTGCTCAAAGTAAAGACAAGAGACTGCACTATTTCCTTTCGGACGTTGAAAGCTACATGAAAAGAGCTTCGATCTCGAAGCAGGACCTTGTCGTCCTGGACCCCCCGCGCGCGGGTGCCAGCGAATACATTATGCGCGCTTTGGCCGCCAGCCAGCCGAAGAAGATCATTTACATCAGTTGCCACCCCGTTTCCCTAGCTCGCGACCTCAAATGGTTCTTCGAATACGCGGAAAAGATGGGTCGCAAATACCACCTAGCAAAGGTACAAGCCTTCGAGATGTTTCCACAGACAGACCATGTAGAGACTATTGCCGAGCTGAGGGTTGACTAA
- the ndk gene encoding nucleoside-diphosphate kinase: MAIEQTFSIIKPNAMKKNAIGDIVSMFEANGLKIAAAKITVLTADKAGEFYAEHKARPFFGELVSFMTSGPVMLMCLQGEGAVLKNREIMGATDPKKANAGTIRSKFGDNVGENAVHGSDSVESAARELALFFEKHEICNV; encoded by the coding sequence ATGGCTATCGAACAAACTTTCTCTATCATTAAGCCAAACGCGATGAAAAAAAATGCGATCGGCGACATCGTCAGCATGTTTGAAGCAAATGGCTTGAAAATCGCTGCTGCAAAAATCACAGTTTTGACTGCTGATAAAGCTGGCGAATTCTACGCTGAACACAAAGCTCGTCCATTCTTTGGCGAACTAGTTTCTTTCATGACTTCAGGCCCAGTTATGTTGATGTGCTTGCAAGGTGAAGGCGCAGTTTTGAAAAACCGCGAAATCATGGGTGCAACTGATCCTAAAAAAGCTAACGCTGGAACTATCCGTTCTAAATTCGGCGACAACGTTGGCGAAAATGCAGTTCACGGTTCTGACAGCGTTGAGTCTGCTGCTCGCGAACTTGCTTTGTTCTTCGAAAAACACGAAATCTGCAACGTATAA
- a CDS encoding trypsin-like serine peptidase, with the protein MKKICLLFLLLAACSEQKSLVTEVAGEAVIYGEDTRKEVSSGDRYYALAAATASLVQDYNLKVDASGKFRFPVRTLKNSFPLCKNEPFLDQPLVGFCTGVLIAPNRVLTAGHCLPHEGGCEHIRFHFGWTAEQAAKSNSLDTLYSCTAVIQTENNLRKGFDYAILQLDRDVAGVAPVKVSTDKISTHDAVLSLSYPLGLPLKADLGKVSNESSFGGFKVEVDTFSGSSGSPLFNKNGELIGILSSGAEDILEDDIYRIQKEGGCLNFNRCNDGTCFGETFTKTSLIPDLKQNK; encoded by the coding sequence ATGAAAAAGATTTGTCTTTTGTTTCTTTTGTTAGCTGCTTGTTCTGAGCAGAAGTCTTTGGTGACTGAGGTTGCCGGTGAGGCTGTTATTTATGGGGAAGATACTCGTAAAGAGGTCAGCTCTGGTGATAGGTACTATGCTTTAGCTGCGGCGACGGCAAGTTTAGTTCAAGATTATAATCTGAAGGTTGATGCTTCTGGGAAATTTAGGTTTCCGGTCAGAACATTGAAAAACAGCTTTCCACTCTGCAAAAACGAGCCGTTCCTTGATCAACCCCTGGTTGGATTTTGTACTGGAGTTTTGATCGCTCCCAACCGAGTTTTGACTGCGGGACATTGTTTACCGCATGAAGGCGGCTGTGAACATATTCGCTTTCATTTCGGATGGACTGCTGAGCAAGCTGCGAAATCCAACTCTCTCGACACCCTTTATTCCTGCACGGCTGTTATTCAAACTGAAAACAATCTGCGCAAAGGATTTGATTACGCCATTCTGCAGTTAGACCGCGATGTTGCCGGAGTTGCGCCTGTAAAAGTCTCTACAGATAAGATTTCGACCCATGACGCCGTTCTGAGTCTGAGCTACCCTTTGGGGCTTCCTCTCAAGGCTGATCTTGGGAAAGTATCGAACGAAAGTTCCTTTGGTGGCTTTAAAGTTGAGGTGGATACGTTTTCGGGCAGTTCTGGCTCCCCTCTTTTTAATAAAAATGGCGAGCTTATTGGAATTCTCAGCTCGGGGGCCGAAGACATCCTCGAGGACGATATTTACCGAATCCAGAAGGAAGGCGGCTGCCTGAATTTTAATCGCTGCAATGACGGAACCTGTTTCGGCGAGACCTTTACAAAAACCTCACTGATTCCTGACCTAAAACAAAACAAATAG
- a CDS encoding AGE family epimerase/isomerase, whose translation MTNSPAQFIEKSKQWLTQDVYPLWNQKGIDKEKGGFVESITFTGEPMDVPRRAMVQSRQIYSFLTGYKLGCCPKEIAYAAIEQGTRYMVERFSLPSGAFIYSINPDGTPKSRNPDLYTQAFALFGLAQAYSIAPNEEIKNRAKALVKYLQRERKVKGGGYTELDEKGGVSYKSNPHMHLFESAVAWMQVDQDQEWKDLGHELITLATTKFIDPQTQVLGEYFDESWNHLRENGKFIYEPGHQYEWAWLMSLYQDLTGQDLKATRHQLFLLAEKYGTSPTRKVVFDEMWSDYTPKTQSSRFWPQCERIKAAVRLGTEVSSEQKALYAKGADEAMGTLFKFFETPMKGMWFDMLSETDTFNANSAKASSLYHIVNAMEEYINFRLKI comes from the coding sequence ATGACTAATTCACCCGCGCAATTTATTGAAAAATCAAAGCAATGGCTCACTCAAGATGTCTATCCTCTATGGAATCAAAAAGGCATCGACAAAGAAAAAGGTGGCTTCGTTGAAAGCATCACTTTTACCGGTGAGCCAATGGATGTTCCACGTCGTGCCATGGTGCAATCTCGTCAGATTTATTCGTTCCTGACTGGTTACAAACTTGGTTGCTGCCCAAAGGAAATTGCCTACGCGGCCATTGAACAAGGCACTCGCTACATGGTCGAGCGCTTCTCTTTACCTTCTGGCGCATTTATCTACTCAATCAATCCAGATGGAACTCCTAAAAGCAGAAATCCAGATCTTTATACACAAGCCTTCGCTCTTTTCGGATTGGCCCAAGCCTATTCGATTGCGCCTAATGAAGAAATTAAGAATCGCGCAAAAGCGTTGGTGAAATATCTTCAGCGTGAGCGCAAAGTAAAAGGTGGCGGCTACACCGAGCTCGACGAAAAAGGCGGGGTTTCCTATAAATCAAATCCCCATATGCATCTTTTTGAATCCGCAGTTGCCTGGATGCAAGTCGATCAGGATCAAGAGTGGAAAGATCTCGGACACGAACTTATCACCTTGGCGACAACCAAGTTTATCGACCCCCAAACTCAAGTTCTGGGAGAGTACTTCGATGAAAGCTGGAATCACCTTCGTGAAAACGGAAAATTCATCTATGAGCCAGGACACCAGTATGAGTGGGCTTGGCTGATGTCGCTGTATCAAGATCTCACAGGACAGGATTTGAAAGCCACACGCCATCAGTTATTCTTATTGGCAGAGAAATACGGCACGTCACCTACTCGCAAAGTTGTCTTCGACGAGATGTGGAGTGACTACACTCCCAAAACTCAATCCTCCCGCTTCTGGCCTCAATGTGAGCGCATCAAAGCCGCGGTCCGCCTGGGAACGGAAGTTTCCAGCGAACAAAAAGCTCTTTATGCAAAAGGTGCGGATGAGGCGATGGGAACTTTGTTCAAGTTTTTCGAAACTCCCATGAAGGGCATGTGGTTCGATATGCTCTCTGAAACAGACACTTTCAATGCGAACTCAGCTAAGGCCAGTTCGCTCTACCACATCGTCAATGCGATGGAAGAATACATCAATTTTAGACTGAAAATCTAA
- a CDS encoding ankyrin repeat domain-containing protein, whose translation MSTYSEYLKTQQNEPLLLQAARTGDLGTIAREILAGADINEKNHRGYSALMLAAYNDQYDAALLLVEAGADANSVDRGGNSVLMGAAFKGHTGILNLLLKNGARTDLQNFAHQTALDFAKTFGRKEIIPLLEEHARPLNLFERIQHLASFAFKQLSYRLKQS comes from the coding sequence ATGAGTACGTACTCAGAATATCTGAAAACCCAGCAAAATGAGCCGCTGCTTTTACAAGCTGCGCGCACTGGTGATTTAGGAACGATCGCCCGTGAAATCTTGGCGGGTGCAGATATCAATGAAAAAAACCACCGCGGTTACTCAGCTTTGATGCTTGCGGCATACAACGATCAATACGATGCCGCCCTCCTTTTGGTAGAGGCTGGAGCTGATGCCAACTCCGTCGATAGGGGCGGAAATTCAGTTTTGATGGGCGCCGCCTTTAAGGGTCACACTGGCATTTTGAATTTACTCTTAAAGAACGGCGCGCGCACCGACTTGCAAAACTTCGCTCATCAAACGGCTTTGGATTTTGCAAAAACTTTTGGTCGAAAAGAAATCATTCCGCTCTTAGAGGAGCATGCACGTCCCCTGAACCTCTTTGAGCGGATTCAACATCTTGCTTCATTCGCTTTTAAACAACTTTCCTACCGCCTCAAACAATCCTAG
- the sucD gene encoding succinate--CoA ligase subunit alpha produces the protein MSILINKNTKVICQGFTGAQGTFHSEQALAYGTKMVGGVTPGKGGTTHIGLPVFNTVKEAKAATGCNASVIFVPPPFAADSIMEAVDADLDLVICITEGIPVLDMVKVKKFMEGKRTRLIGPNCPGVITPGECKIGIMPGSIHKPGRIGVLSRSGTLTYEAVGQLTALGLGQSTAVGIGGDPVNGTNFIDVLKLFNEDPDTDGVIMIGEIGGSAEEEAAEYIKHHFKKPVAVFIAGAAAPAGKRMGHAGAIISGGKGTAEAKFAALEAAGCKISRSPADMGTTLQSMLKK, from the coding sequence ATGTCTATTCTTATTAACAAAAACACTAAAGTAATCTGCCAAGGTTTCACTGGTGCTCAAGGGACTTTCCACTCTGAGCAGGCATTGGCTTATGGAACTAAAATGGTTGGTGGCGTGACTCCGGGTAAAGGTGGCACAACTCACATCGGACTTCCAGTGTTCAACACTGTGAAAGAAGCTAAAGCGGCTACAGGCTGCAATGCTTCTGTGATCTTCGTTCCACCTCCATTCGCAGCTGACTCTATTATGGAAGCTGTTGATGCTGACTTGGATCTTGTGATCTGTATCACTGAAGGCATCCCTGTTTTGGACATGGTAAAAGTTAAGAAGTTCATGGAAGGCAAACGCACTCGTTTGATCGGCCCGAACTGTCCTGGCGTTATCACTCCAGGCGAATGCAAAATCGGTATCATGCCTGGCTCTATCCACAAACCAGGTCGCATCGGCGTTCTTTCTCGCTCTGGTACTTTGACTTATGAGGCTGTAGGACAATTGACAGCTTTGGGTCTTGGTCAATCGACAGCGGTTGGTATCGGTGGTGACCCAGTTAACGGAACTAACTTCATCGACGTTTTGAAATTGTTCAATGAAGATCCAGATACTGACGGTGTCATCATGATCGGTGAAATCGGTGGATCTGCAGAAGAAGAAGCTGCGGAATATATCAAACACCACTTCAAAAAACCTGTTGCGGTCTTTATCGCTGGTGCTGCGGCTCCTGCTGGTAAACGTATGGGTCACGCTGGTGCGATCATCAGCGGCGGCAAAGGAACTGCGGAAGCAAAATTCGCGGCTCTTGAAGCTGCTGGTTGCAAAATCTCACGCAGCCCTGCTGACATGGGAACTACTTTGCAATCTATGTTGAAAAAGTAG
- the sucC gene encoding ADP-forming succinate--CoA ligase subunit beta, with the protein MNIHEYQAKEVLRKFGVATLKGKLAHSPEEAVAAAKEIGGSVWVVKAQIHAGGRGKGGGVKVAKSLDEVSEFTKKMIGMTLVTHQTGPEGKVVQKVYIEQGCNIAKEYYVACLVDRATGRAAMMASSEGGMDIEEVAEHNPNAIIKVDIDPAVGLMPFQARELAFKIGMAPEIVNKATKFFAGLYNAFVATDCSIAEINPLVVTKEGDVLCLDAKMNFDSNALYRHADIVEMRDLNEEEPSEIEASKFDLAFIKLDGNIGCLVNGAGLAMATLDIIKLHGSSPANFLDVGGGANKEKVTEAFKIILKDPNVKGILVNIFGGIMKCDIIADGVIAASKELGLKVPLVVRLEGTNVELGKKMLRESGLNITPADNLTDAAKKIVAAVKG; encoded by the coding sequence ATGAATATTCATGAGTATCAGGCCAAAGAAGTCTTGAGAAAGTTCGGAGTAGCAACCCTTAAAGGGAAGCTTGCTCACTCTCCAGAAGAAGCAGTTGCTGCTGCGAAAGAAATCGGTGGAAGCGTTTGGGTTGTTAAGGCCCAAATCCACGCTGGTGGTCGCGGTAAAGGTGGCGGTGTTAAAGTTGCTAAGTCTTTGGACGAAGTTTCTGAGTTCACTAAAAAAATGATCGGCATGACTTTGGTGACTCACCAAACGGGTCCTGAAGGTAAAGTCGTTCAGAAAGTTTACATCGAACAAGGTTGCAACATCGCTAAAGAATACTATGTTGCTTGCTTGGTTGACCGTGCGACTGGAAGAGCTGCAATGATGGCCTCTTCTGAAGGCGGCATGGACATCGAAGAAGTGGCTGAACATAATCCAAACGCGATCATCAAAGTCGACATCGATCCTGCTGTAGGTTTGATGCCTTTCCAAGCTCGCGAATTGGCATTCAAAATCGGTATGGCTCCAGAAATCGTTAACAAAGCTACGAAGTTCTTCGCTGGTCTTTACAACGCTTTCGTTGCTACTGATTGCTCTATCGCAGAAATCAATCCTCTAGTTGTCACTAAAGAGGGCGATGTTCTTTGTTTGGATGCAAAAATGAACTTCGATTCAAATGCTCTTTACAGACATGCTGATATCGTTGAAATGCGCGATTTGAACGAAGAAGAGCCTTCTGAAATTGAAGCCTCTAAGTTCGACCTCGCGTTCATCAAACTTGATGGTAACATCGGTTGCTTGGTGAACGGTGCCGGTCTTGCGATGGCAACTCTTGATATCATCAAATTGCACGGTTCATCTCCAGCAAACTTCTTGGACGTTGGCGGCGGCGCTAATAAAGAGAAAGTAACTGAAGCTTTCAAAATCATCCTTAAAGATCCAAACGTTAAAGGCATCTTGGTTAACATCTTCGGTGGTATCATGAAATGTGACATCATCGCTGACGGCGTGATCGCTGCTTCTAAAGAACTAGGATTGAAAGTTCCACTTGTTGTACGTCTTGAAGGTACAAACGTAGAGCTTGGTAAAAAAATGTTGAGAGAAAGCGGATTGAATATCACTCCTGCTGACAACCTCACGGATGCAGCTAAGAAAATCGTTGCTGCAGTTAAAGGATAA
- the mdh gene encoding malate dehydrogenase yields MAHKRKKIAVIGAGFVGSTTAHWAAQKELGDVVVLDVNEGAAIGKALDLAQASAIEMFDTNIKGTNKYEDIADSDVVIITAGMPRKPGMSRDELVGINAKIVKDVCEGVKKHAPNSYVIVVCNPMDVMAVYAKQILGFPRERVIGMGGCLDSARFRTFIAEELGVSVKDVNGIVIGNHGDAMMPLVRHANVSGIPLTELLPADKIAAIVARTKQAGAEIGGHLKTGSAYYAPSRGAVEMAEAILKDQKRVLPVAVELTGEFGVNEGLMVGVLATVGGKGIEKVHKFELNPAEQEEFKKSVDAVRTLVSALKTVQ; encoded by the coding sequence ATGGCTCACAAAAGAAAAAAAATCGCCGTTATCGGTGCGGGTTTCGTAGGTTCAACAACTGCTCACTGGGCAGCTCAAAAGGAACTCGGCGATGTCGTGGTTCTAGATGTTAACGAAGGTGCTGCAATCGGAAAAGCTTTGGACTTGGCTCAAGCTTCTGCGATCGAAATGTTCGACACAAATATCAAAGGCACTAACAAGTACGAAGATATCGCTGACTCTGACGTTGTAATCATCACTGCAGGTATGCCACGTAAACCAGGCATGAGCCGTGATGAGCTCGTTGGTATCAACGCAAAAATCGTTAAAGACGTTTGCGAAGGCGTTAAAAAACACGCTCCAAACTCTTACGTTATCGTTGTTTGTAACCCAATGGACGTAATGGCTGTTTATGCAAAACAAATCCTGGGCTTCCCACGTGAACGCGTTATCGGCATGGGCGGATGCTTGGATTCAGCTCGTTTCCGCACATTCATCGCTGAAGAACTTGGCGTTTCAGTTAAAGACGTAAACGGTATCGTTATCGGTAACCACGGTGACGCGATGATGCCTCTTGTTCGTCACGCAAACGTATCTGGCATTCCTTTGACGGAGCTATTGCCTGCAGACAAAATCGCAGCAATCGTTGCCAGAACAAAACAAGCTGGCGCGGAAATCGGCGGCCACTTGAAAACGGGTTCTGCTTACTACGCTCCATCTCGTGGTGCGGTTGAAATGGCAGAAGCTATCTTGAAAGATCAAAAACGCGTTCTTCCAGTCGCTGTTGAGTTGACTGGCGAGTTCGGTGTTAACGAAGGCTTGATGGTTGGTGTTCTTGCAACTGTCGGCGGTAAAGGTATCGAAAAAGTTCACAAATTCGAATTGAATCCTGCAGAACAAGAGGAATTCAAAAAGTCTGTGGATGCAGTTCGCACTCTCGTATCAGCTCTTAAAACTGTTCAGTAA
- a CDS encoding ABC transporter ATP-binding protein, producing the protein MSVSTSIIRLQDVTVAFDSQVVLKSIDLEIKAGESFVIVGPSGQGKTVLLKTMAGLINPQNGKVFVEQKEWLTLSPKERLPLLKKMGILFQKNALFDSLTCLENIAFPLRETTQLTEWEIIKKAEYFLEAVGIPHARDLFPEEISGGMQKRLGIARALALDPEIIFYDDPTAGLDPITSKRIIELIIDLKKKKGSTVIAITNDMNRAYQLADRMGMVVDQELLITGSSEKTKLHPDARVQQFIRGTLTGPLTAIT; encoded by the coding sequence ATGAGCGTTTCAACGAGTATTATACGTCTGCAAGATGTGACTGTGGCTTTTGATTCACAGGTCGTTTTGAAGTCCATTGATTTGGAAATCAAAGCCGGTGAATCATTTGTCATTGTAGGCCCCAGTGGGCAGGGTAAAACGGTCTTGTTGAAAACCATGGCAGGCTTGATAAACCCTCAGAATGGCAAAGTTTTTGTTGAACAGAAAGAGTGGTTAACGCTCAGCCCCAAAGAGCGCCTTCCCTTGCTTAAAAAGATGGGAATTTTGTTTCAAAAGAATGCACTTTTTGATTCGCTCACATGCTTGGAGAATATTGCATTCCCGCTTCGCGAAACGACTCAACTCACCGAATGGGAAATCATTAAGAAGGCTGAATACTTCCTGGAGGCGGTGGGAATTCCCCATGCGCGGGATCTTTTCCCGGAGGAAATTAGTGGCGGGATGCAAAAACGTCTCGGCATCGCTAGAGCACTAGCTTTAGATCCAGAGATTATTTTCTACGATGACCCCACTGCCGGCTTGGATCCGATCACATCCAAAAGAATCATTGAGCTGATTATCGATTTGAAAAAGAAAAAAGGCTCTACAGTGATTGCAATAACAAATGACATGAATCGGGCCTATCAACTTGCAGATCGCATGGGAATGGTCGTGGATCAAGAGCTGCTGATCACTGGATCTTCCGAGAAAACAAAACTACATCCCGATGCTCGAGTTCAGCAGTTCATCCGTGGAACGCTAACAGGCCCTCTGACGGCCATCACTTGA
- a CDS encoding ABC transporter ATP-binding protein — MIEFKNLVKKFGTRTVLNGLSLNIREGEIIFVLGTSGTGKSVLLKNIVGLMTPDEGEIWIDGQEVSKFTEDQYLPIRKKCGMVFQHPALFDSLTIFENVAFSLRRHYQLPETEITEKVKTALKLVHLHGVESKKPAQISYGMQKRVSLARTIALQPKILLFDEPTTGLDPVTTTAVNQLIQDLSRELKTTSVVVSHDMNCALSIADRIVVLDKGQIVALGTPDELKRSEIPLVRDFLAEALTV; from the coding sequence GTGATAGAATTTAAAAACCTCGTAAAAAAATTTGGCACAAGAACAGTGCTTAACGGATTAAGTCTGAATATTCGCGAGGGAGAAATCATCTTCGTGCTGGGGACATCCGGCACCGGTAAATCTGTCTTGCTAAAAAATATTGTCGGTTTGATGACCCCTGATGAAGGAGAGATCTGGATCGATGGGCAGGAAGTCTCTAAATTCACCGAAGATCAATATCTTCCGATTCGAAAAAAGTGCGGAATGGTCTTTCAGCATCCCGCTTTATTTGATTCACTGACCATCTTTGAAAATGTGGCTTTCAGTCTTCGTCGCCACTATCAACTGCCAGAGACTGAAATAACTGAAAAAGTAAAAACAGCTCTCAAACTTGTGCATCTTCATGGTGTCGAAAGTAAAAAGCCGGCGCAAATTTCCTATGGAATGCAAAAGCGGGTGAGCTTGGCCAGAACCATTGCTTTACAACCAAAAATTCTGCTGTTCGACGAGCCGACGACGGGGCTTGATCCCGTGACAACAACGGCAGTGAACCAGTTGATTCAAGATCTTTCCAGAGAGCTGAAAACCACTTCCGTCGTGGTCAGTCACGACATGAATTGCGCACTTTCAATCGCTGATCGCATCGTCGTTCTTGATAAAGGGCAAATTGTCGCCTTGGGAACTCCCGATGAGCTGAAACGCTCAGAAATTCCTTTGGTGCGCGACTTCCTGGCGGAGGCGCTCACAGTATGA
- a CDS encoding MlaE family ABC transporter permease, with translation MSYFITVLDELGGTLLFFNKIISTLFKKAPKSHDVFEQIWKVTADSFLTTAMAGFFVGAIMSVQFAMLMKEFGALGYLGGLATSATFREVGPLLIAFMLSGKVGAFTSAELGTMRVTEQIDAVRCLGADPMQEIIAPRFIGIIIASFFLLGAGLIMSVFGGMLLGDLFGGVNFEEYLRHIPTIVSPISILSGLVKCFAFAVVLATVCTFKGYSTTGGAKGVGRAVVSTAVTTMICIVVMDWFTSFLGEIFLQIIRGYRS, from the coding sequence ATGAGTTATTTTATTACGGTTCTCGATGAATTGGGCGGAACGCTCTTATTCTTTAATAAAATCATTTCGACGCTATTTAAAAAAGCCCCAAAGTCCCATGACGTATTCGAACAGATTTGGAAGGTCACCGCAGATAGCTTTCTAACGACGGCAATGGCGGGTTTCTTTGTGGGTGCTATCATGAGTGTGCAATTCGCTATGCTTATGAAAGAGTTCGGTGCTCTTGGATACTTAGGGGGACTGGCGACCAGTGCCACTTTCAGAGAAGTCGGTCCATTGTTGATCGCTTTCATGCTCAGTGGAAAAGTCGGCGCATTTACCTCAGCGGAGCTTGGCACGATGAGAGTCACCGAGCAGATCGATGCAGTTCGCTGCTTGGGCGCGGATCCTATGCAGGAGATCATCGCACCTCGCTTTATCGGCATTATCATAGCCAGTTTTTTCCTGCTGGGAGCGGGCCTTATCATGTCGGTATTTGGCGGCATGCTTTTGGGTGATCTTTTTGGCGGAGTGAATTTCGAAGAGTATTTAAGACATATTCCCACCATCGTAAGTCCAATTTCCATATTGAGTGGCCTGGTGAAATGTTTTGCCTTTGCCGTGGTTCTGGCGACTGTTTGCACCTTTAAAGGATATAGCACAACAGGGGGGGCAAAAGGGGTAGGTAGAGCCGTGGTCTCTACCGCCGTCACGACGATGATTTGCATTGTGGTTATGGACTGGTTCACAAGCTTCCTGGGTGAGATTTTTCTGCAAATTATTCGAGGATACCGCTCATGA